Genomic segment of Rhinopithecus roxellana isolate Shanxi Qingling unplaced genomic scaffold, ASM756505v1 contig5544, whole genome shotgun sequence:
TAAAGGTATTGATAGTGCACAAATGTTGGGCACACCTGGCATGAGATAAtctgtttcatttttacaaaattgtAATATATGCAActgtttattaaaataacaaaataaagttaTGGGATTAAATAAGTTATGGGCGGAAAAAGTTATGggataaaaattgtaaaacagtTGTGGCAAAAAATCTTGtgacaaaaaagtagaaaaaagttttatgaaaagttaccaaaaatagttatgaaaaataaattatgggaTAAAAAGGTCAtgggataaaaattaaaattaaaagcaggcCCCTGTCAGCAAAGCCTGGAGAAGCGGGTCTGGAGtctccaccaccaccatgtcCCTACCACCCCTTCCCAGTCACCCCTTTACAATTAGGGTAGCAAGACAAGACCTCTGTCTAATGGGGAAAGACAAATAGACCCTTTGCCACCTTGACCAGGGCTGAGTCCTTAAATTTCTGGATGAGGATGATGTTATTTAAGAGCCAGAGGCTGGTGGAGTTGGTTTGTTTGGAGGAGGCCTGATGGCCTCCTTTCTCTCACCATAGCAACTCTTCCCTCGGGGGGGCTCCCAGCTTCTTATTCAGAGaggtagctgaggcaggacagtgggGCTAACTGTGGACCAGGCGAGGGCATGGGCTGCTGGGGTGGCCCCCTTCCCCGGTGTACATATTGTGTCTGTGTAACGTTTTGTAGATTCCAGAGGGTAGGGCCGCCCCTGTATTGCACCTAGCGGTGGTTGGAGCTGGCATGTGGGGAAGAGGTTCTAATGATTATTCGTGGCTGGAAACTTATTTATTGCTAGCATAGGACAGAagaaggaggtggggatggggtcATGGCTCCCTGATGATGCGACtcctgtttattttgctttttatttggaATAAACGAATTTAGCCATACTCCTCGGCCTGGTGTGTTCCCGTTTCCCTCACTGGGTCCCGGAGTTTGTGCCACTGAATGAGGAGCCCCAGAGTGTCTTGAGCATGTCCAGCTAGGCTGTTGGGGACCTTCCAGGCCTGTTACCTGTATGCTGCCTGGTGGCACCTGGGGGATTCCACGGGGACTGCCATGGCACCTACGGGGCGCAGTTCGGCCCTGACAGCCAACAGGCTCATAAGCCTGATCTAGCGGTGGCTGGGAAGACAGGTACCAGCACCTAAGGGCACTGACTTCCACCCACCCCAGGTGTCTTCCATTCTGTCCCCTTGCCTCCCTCTCCTGTCTGCACCTGGTGGCCTCTTCTGTCTGTCCCTCCAGAGTGCCAGCTGCCCAGCAGGCTCCCTCCAGTCTGAGTTCATGGCCCTGCCCCCTGGTGGCCAGAGCCGGCTTCACAGGATAAGAGCCAGGGAAGCTCCAGGGTCTTTGCAGGAAAAGTGCCCCTTGGAAAGGGTATGGCCTTTTCACCGCTCCCAGCAACACCCTAGAAATGGCTTGGTCTTTCCCCTCCCCTGAGCTCCACAGAGAACACAGCCAGCAGAGGACACATTTCCCCGCCATCCAGAAATGGGTTTGATTCTCAGCCGAGGGACAGCAGGACTGTTAGAGACTGTCAGGCCACACAGCTGCCTGCACAGCGCTCCCATGCTTGGTGGGGGCGGGAGGGATGGCGGGGGCTGCCTGTCCATAGGCCAAGCAGGTCAGGGAGGCTCACTGGAGGTGCTGCACTTTGGAGGGGCAATGTCAGGGGACAGCTTTCTCTTATTGGCACGCAAGACTCCAAAAGGACAGCACGGTGACTGATTCCCAGTGCTAGAGGCGAGGCGGCCAGCGaaaggtaggggtgtgtgtgtgtgtgtgtgtatgtatatatatgtacatatatgtatacatagatatttatagaacaggGCAGGAGCATACCACAGAGGGGGACACAAGTTTTCAGCAACGGTCGCACCTGGAGGTGTCAGCTCACCACTACAACAGACCAAGTCACAGATGAAGGGGGCTGGCTTTGGGGCTAGGGGGGCCACTGTCAAGTTGCAGAACAGCTGCCCAGGCAGGCTTGGAAAGGGAGGTCTCTGAGAAGAAAACGGATCTGTTTAGAGTTCAAAGGGGGGCCTGGGGCCTGACCCTATAGGCTGGCGGTtggagagaaagcagagagaaaacaggagaggGAAAAGTGAACAGAGAGCTGGTGAGGCAAGTGCAGAGCACAGGTGTGCCACAGCAGCTGTGGGAAGGTCAGGGAGGGGAGGGCGCAGGTGTGGGTGTGGCAAGGTTCCTGGAAAAGCGGGGccggaagggaaaggggaggaagatgGAGGGAGGAGCCAGAGCTTCACAGGTAGTGCCTGGGGGCTGTGgtcaccctccccaccccacacacgcTGGCCTCGTCCACGGCACACAGGCAGTGCACCCACTGTTCAGACCAATGCTCGGCCCCCTCAGGCTTCCCTCTTCTCTGGTCACCCTGTCTTCCAACCCCTGGTCCGGGGCCACCTCTCGCCTTGGGGAGCCCAATGCAACAGCCACCAGACCTGATAGAGAAGGAACACTGCTTGAACCAGGATGATGAAGCTAAAAGGGATGGGTGGCTGGAGTGATCACTGGGGCCCCCTCTGGGTGATCAGAAAGCCCAGGACCCTCTGAAGGGAccctgggggaggcagggagggcaggcagCCGGATTCCACTGGCTATAGAATTGTAAGTCTAAGAGGGGAGCCTCAGCTTGTTGGGGGTTGCAGGTTGCATAGGTGAGGCTGGGTCCTTCCTGCTGGGAAAAGTAGAAGAGGGAGAGTCCATGGCAGGGGAGGTGGGTGGGCTCAGCCAGGCCAGCAGGCACTGTGGTCCCCTTGTCTGAATAGCAGAGGCGACCTCTAGGAGCAACAGGCCAAGGTGTGTGAGCCTGCTGGCCGGCGATAGTGCTTCAGCGGGGGCCAGGGACCCTGCCTTCAGTCACACGCTGGCAGCTATGATGGTACCTGGGAGGGAGGGACGGGGCCGTGTGTCCCTGCCTGGCCTGTGAGGTGTGTTGTGGGTTGACCGTGTGTATGAGACTCTCGAGGTTTTATCCTGGATCACCACTGGATTGCCGACAGATAGAGGAGGTGGGACCCTGACTCTCACTCCTCCTCTGCAGTGGATTTGGCTCTCAGCACTCCCAGGCTGGGAGCTGGATGCCCTGCCCTGGCAGCATGACTCAGACTGCACAACAGGTACAGCATGCCCAGGATGACATTTCTAGGCCTCTGGTGGCCTCAGAGTACAGCCCCACACACAACCCCCTCCCAGCTCTCAGCCCTTACACCATAAACCATGAGCTCTCTGACAGTCCCAGAGAGCACCCATGTCTGCCAGCTTGGGCACGGAGCCTGTTCCAAGAACCCCAGGCTCAGCCATGGGAGCTGGGGGGGTTTGGGGCCGTGGGAACCAGCCCTGGTACCTGGGTCCGGCAAAGATGCTCTGCACCTGCAGCCAGGAGTTGTCCACGGGCCCCGTGAAAGTGCTGATGGTGGTCGTGTTGATGTCATGGCTGATGCTGAGCACCTCCTTCAGCACGTGGTGCATACGCAGCATCTCATCGCGCCTCTG
This window contains:
- the LOC104678473 gene encoding dynamin-1, which produces MFPGGSSGGSVGAWASQDKGKDSKAEENGSDSFMHSMDPQLELQMETTQNLVHSYMAIVSKTTWDLITKEFIFSELLPNLYSHGDQNTLMEESAEQAQRRDEMLRMHHVLKEVLSISHDINTTTISTFTGPVDNSWLQVQSIFAGPRSGGCCIGLPKARGGPGPGVGRQGDQRRGKPEGAEHWSEQWVHCLCAVDEASVCGVGRVTTAPRHYL